The following nucleotide sequence is from Phycisphaerae bacterium.
GAGGAAGCGGCAACGGCCGTAGCCAGCGGCACGGTGGGGTTCGGCACCATGCCCACGCGATAGTCCGCCATGTAGGGTTTACTGAATCGCCACAGCGCGCCGGACTGGACATTGGTCGCGTTGATGACGAACCGGGGCGCGTCGGGCAAGTCTTGCAGCGTCGCCGCGCCGTAGAGATGGCGCCGATAGGCATTGGCGATCTTGTCGGAGATGTTTCCAGGGAGCAAGACGCCGCCCACGATCGCCGCGGCATCGATCGTCCTTTCGGCCAGGTCGCGGATCGGCGTAACAACTTCTTCTTCAAATCGCCGCGCGACGCCCTCGGGATCAAAGGCCAGCTTGGACCAAGCCAGTCCGAGCATGCCCGACGTGATTGACCCGCCGGAGACGCTGGAGATGCGGGCGAGCTTGGGGAGCAGGCCCGCCTCATTCAATCGCCACAACGACCCCAGATGGAACAGCATGGCCCGGTAGCCGCCGCCGGAAAGGCACAGCCCAATGCCTGGTTCGGGCGCGGCGCGCTTCTCCTGGGGCCGGTTGGGATACACCGGTTCGTTGGCGCGGACGACTTCGAGATCAAAAGGAAATGGGATCATCCCGGACTCCTTTCTCCTCTGGGTCGTTACAGACTGCGACTCTTCACTGCTCTCAAAAGCGCACGCTCCCTAGGGTCATATAGACATTTGCGCCCTCGGCGCTCAGACTTTTTAAAGATTTTTTTCTGGCCCAGTACGGAGGGGGCATGTGGGCTATGAGTTCTTTATCAAACTAAGGGTTTTCCCTAATCGCCTGCTCGCCAAGTCGTCGCTCCCGGTTTCGCTGCATCTCCGCAAAGGTGACATGCCGGCGTTTGGGTCGGTTGAACTTCATCTCCGCCAGCTCGACTCCGTGAATAGA
It contains:
- a CDS encoding patatin-like phospholipase family protein → MIPFPFDLEVVRANEPVYPNRPQEKRAAPEPGIGLCLSGGGYRAMLFHLGSLWRLNEAGLLPKLARISSVSGGSITSGMLGLAWSKLAFDPEGVARRFEEEVVTPIRDLAERTIDAAAIVGGVLLPGNISDKIANAYRRHLYGAATLQDLPDAPRFVINATNVQSGALWRFSKPYMADYRVGMVPNPTVPLATAVAASSAFPPVLSPVELELRSPDFAPNSGLDLQQEPYTSTVVLTDGGVYDNLGLETVWKRYQTVMVSDAGGALDAEPDPKRDWGRHAMRVLFVIDNQVRSLRKRQVIEAFQRKTDGHNGAYWGIRSHIADYGLPDALDCPPDRVRALAATPTRLKRLDSYLQRRLINWGYAICDAALRKHVNPELGPPQRFPYSGDGI